The following are encoded together in the Babylonia areolata isolate BAREFJ2019XMU chromosome 18, ASM4173473v1, whole genome shotgun sequence genome:
- the LOC143292098 gene encoding sodium/hydrogen exchanger 9B2-like: MSQTTTTKPENGIDMDIEYEIKDHLDKVKQHPEEDPSRCDRCQESCLRTLRPILAEHHPLQPGADLCERFRVSLLCPPHGRIGAALFVVVAGCLFWAVLWAVVDEDALPGGNLFALLMLFFFCWCGGYLMNLCRLPPLLGMLIVGGILGNVPGVDIAKDIHQDWGSGCRQIALAIILIRAGLGLDPKALRRLSFVVLRLSFCPCLMETLTDGIAAYLILGFPWQWGFMLGFIIAAVSPAVVVPSLLSLSDRGYGIDKGIPTLILAAASIDDVLAITGFGVLLGITFSSGDLVWNLFKGPLEAVVGVVVGTVMGMILWYVPQKKSKHLLLFRSALLMGFSLLAVFGSKRAGWSGAGPLAVLTLAFVAALRWRQEMPPGQKNPVEEVVGVLWMLFQPLLFGLIAAAVRIDKLSGDTVGEGVAVLAIGLTVRCAVAFLSVFGTNLNMKERLFVPLAWLPKATVQAAIGAIAYDMAREMGDEDMIEYGEKVLVLAVLVIVITAPIGAVAIYLGGPHLLKQTPHTTSIEVDDKQQQQQHLQRRRHCHRSKQQRKGERWRQNFWHRTTVTCKAGVL; the protein is encoded by the exons atgtcgcagaccaccaccaccaaaccagaGAATGGCATAGACATGGACATAGAGTACGAAATCAAAGACCACCTGGACAAAGTCAAACAGCACCCCGAGGAGGACCCTTCCCGATGTGACCGCTGCCAGGAAAGCTGCCTCCGAACCCTGCGCCCAATCCTCGCCGAGCATCACCCCCTCCAGCCCGGCGCCGACCTCTGTGAGAGGTTCAGGGTCAGCCTGCTGTGCCCTCCGCACGGGAGGATCGGGGCCgcgctgtttgtggtggtggccgGCTGCTTGTTCTGGGCGGTGCTGTGGGCGGTGGTCGATGAGGACGCTCTGCCTGGAGGGAACCTTTTCGCCCTCCtcatgctcttcttcttctgctggtgTGGGGGTTACCTGATGAACCTGTGTCGCCTACCTCCGCTTCTGG GGATGCTTATCGTGGGAGGAATACTGGGGAATGTCCCTGGTGTGGACATTGCCAAAGACATTCACCAGGACTGGGGGTCAGGATGCAG ACAGATCGCCCTAGCCATCATCCTGATCCGGGCGGGTCTGGGGCTCGACCCCAAAGCCCTTCGCCGCCTGTCGTTCGTGGTGCTGCGGCTGTCCTTCTGCCCCTGCCTCATGGAGACGCTGACGGACGGCATCGCTGCCTACCTCATCCTGGGCTTCCCGTGGCAGTGGGGCTTCATGCTGGG GTTCATCATCGCAGCCGTGTCACCCGCTGTTGTGGTGCCATCCTTGCTGAGTCTGTCTGACCGTGGCTATGGCATCGACAAGGGGATTCCCACCCTCATCCTGGCAGCGGCCAGTATCGATGATGTGCTGGCCATCACGGGGTTTGGGGTGCTCCTGGGTATCACCTTTTCTTCAG GGGACCTGGTGTGGAACCTGTTCAAAGGACCACtggaggcggtggtgggggtggttgttggtACTGTTATGGGCATGATCCTGTGGTATGTGCCCCAGAAAAAAAGT aaaCACCTGCTGCTGTTCCGCTCGGCCCTGCTGATGGGGTTCTCCCTGCTGGCCGTGTTCGGCAGCAAGAGGGCCGGGTGGTCAGGGGCCGGGCCACTGGCCGTCCTCACTCTGGCCTTTGTGGCCGCCCTGCGCTGGCGCCAAGAGATGCCTCCGGGACAAAAG AACCCggtggaggaggtggtagggGTGCTGTGGATGCTGTTCCAGCCCCTGCTCTTCGGTCTGATCGCAGCCGCTGTGCGCATTGACAAGCTGAGCGGGGACACTGTCG GTGAGGGTGTGGCCGTGCTGGCCATAGGTCTGACTGTGCGCTGTGCTGTGGCATTCCTGTCCGTGTTCGGGACCAACCTCAACATGAAGGAGCGCTTGTTCGTACCCCTCGCCTGGCTTCCCAAAGCTACCGTGCAG GCTGCCATTGGAGCTATAGCCTATGACATGGCGAGGGAGATGGGTGACGAAGACATGATTGAATATGGAGAAAAG GTGTTGGTGCTGGCAGTGCTGGTGATCGTCATCACGGCGCCAATCGGCGCTGTGGCCATTTACCTGGGCGGTCCCCACCTACTGAAGCAGACACCTCACACCACCTCCATCGAGGTCGACgacaagcaacagcagcaacagcatcttcAGAGAAGGCGCCACTGCCACCGCAGCAAGCaacagaggaagggggagaggtggagacaaAACTTTTGGCACAGAACGACAGTCACGTGTAAAGCTGGTGTTTTGTAG